The genomic window ttggatgatattatgcactgtagatgatgataacttcaaactctttgcaattgttttctgagaaactctttctctgagaaactcctttctgatattgctccactatttttggccgcagcattgggggaattggtgatcctctgcccatcttgacactgccactctgagaggctctttttatacccaatcatgttgccaattgacctaataagttacaaattggtcctccagctgttccttatatgtacatttaacttttccggcctcttattgctacctgtcccagcttttttggaatgtgtagctctcatgaaatccaaaatgtctcactttcaacatttgatatatctatattctattgtgaataaaatgagatttgtaaattattgcattccttttttatttgcaatttgtacagtgtcccaacttttttgtaatctcaaATTGTGGGTTTGTATCTcaaattgtgttcatcagaaagaagaaagtcgtatacatctaggatgtcttgagggtgagtaatgcttgggttaattttatttgaaagtcaactaatcctttaacttttatttataaaatcgTTTTAAGTGCAGTTTTTACTAAAATGATGGTTTTTAGTAGACAActttttcctttaaaaaatgcaaaaaaaaataaaaaataaaatgcaaaactcCAGTTACACATTTTACACTTGATGATGTGCCTGATTTTCAAGACAATCGGTGTTTGTACTCATGGTGTGATTTAACAAAAGACTTTCTGAGTCGGACAGGAGGAGTCATTAACTGGCTGAGTCAACTTGTGACCAGACACAAAGACCTCTGACCCCTGGACCGGGCCGAGAGCCAAACGCAGCCCTCGCACAGATGCGTGCATTGTCCAGCGCGCAGCGGTGCCTTGTAGTTCTTCCAGCTAATGACgtttgtgtgtgggtgtgtgtgtgtgtgcatgtgttcaCAATACTGTAGATTTCATCCCTTCACATTCTCATAAACACACGTTACTGGACCAGAGATACTGTAAGTGCCACTAAATATTCTTTCTATATTGAAATAAGTGATTGCCCCTTGACTAATCACTAGTTGGTCATACTAGTACTTAAGACACAATGGCTATGTCTATGCAACTGGCCCACATGTTGTTTGTTATGTATATAAGGCAGTCAGTTGTCCAATCTGAGCTGTGATAGTGTGCATTAGAGCAAGTGAGTTATGTGTTTATATCCTGTTCTGCTGTGCAAAGGTCACCTTTCAAGACAGCAGCACTGCTTTGCGTTTGTTTTGTTGTCTAGCCCTTTCCAAGACACATATGTGTGAGTCAGTTTTTACATGAGAGTCAGGTTAAGACGGTTCAGAAGAAGGACAACAGGTTTTCTCATATGTAAAGCGTGAAGTATGCATGTTTCTCTCCTAGCAGATTGCAAAACAAACAGCAGTTCCCGGAGATGCAGTGGTGCAGGTGGGTCGGCGACTGGACGTCTCACCTCCAGACGCAGGTAGACAGGGGTGTGTCTGTTTGCATTTGAGTCAGTGTTTCAAAGAAAGCAAAGGACATGGCAGAGAAAAGGAGTTAATGTTGTGTGACTTGAGGTCAAAGCGTAGCTACagttaactttgttttggcagaATGGCGGTTTCTTAAGTGCTAGCTTAAAGAAAAGGACtgtgttaaaaaatatatgacaGACATAGGTTAAAATAGCACTGAACCTGTGACATTATCACCCTGAATGAGTCGTTTCGGGGTCTGTGGGTCACAATCCGCAAGTATTTATTGCAGAAATGCAGTCCACAGGGCAAGAGGATGAAGATCGCTGTGACTTTCTGTTCAAGATCATCCTGATCGGCGACAGCAACGTTGGAAAGACCTGCGTGATCCACAGCTTCAAGTCTGGGGTCTTCAGTGACAACCAGCACAACACTATTGGAGTGGACTTCACCGTTCGCAGCATGGACATCGATGGGAAGAAAGTAAAGGTGTGTGAACTGATTTATGACTTACAATTAAATAAAGGTTTTCCGATTTCCCCCTTACATTCAGTAAAGAACTGTTCTCAGTAAGGCTGCATaggttgtatatatatatatatatatatatatatatatatatatatatatatatatatatatatatatatatataaaacatccatagaatctttccattccacaaaaggttcttcaTAGTGGCAAAAGGGTTCTTTAGATtactaaaatgttcttcacgcgagaaacccttgttattagcgacaccggtggccgtttagtgaactgcagccagcaacttATATTGCTCGCATTCGTGCACAAGTGATGTACAAGAGACTGAACTTGATTCAATGCTGCGATATATACTCATGGTGTAGTTCCTTCCGTTCTTTGCttagaagtaaaaaaataaataaaaaaatgtaaacacctTTGCAGTGATATATTGTGAACGAACATCCAGACACCGCCAACGCTGCTAAGAGCGACGGTTAacgttagatgaatatgtaaatacgTGCTGCACGATTtcctctcagtaacaaaataaacacaacaaaaaaggACAGTGGTGAGAAAACAGTTCACCGGCCTCATGTTGACATATGATGAGGtaattaaaataacacagttTTGATAGCttgattataaagtatatttgagacTATAGACTGTAGTTTGAATTAAACCCTTTTCTTTGCttgacacattgacattacagtACAAAATCGACTTTTCAGCATTATCCtgaatagagggtatgcacttGACGTAACCGTCGACCGTTAtgactgcggtcacgcccactgagtggcacaaAGACTGAGTGGCGGTATTGGTTTTCAGTGTGAATGCAGcgaaaaacacatccaaaacgggaaagagctttgtgattgactgtagaAATAGATATGACACAAAatttgaggtatatttttacaaatggatcactgcaattctcagaaacagctggactccagacAGAGAAatgtggatttgcagttatcattttgtggtaaaatcataccctatatattgtattgttatattgtgttgacaactcatcaattaaatatgtACCGTCTTATATTccgcataattgggtgtttttaaataaacactgaaaaaactatacaagttttaggaCTGGACGATATAGgctataacattgatataagtgatcactCGGAAtaaaacctacctatattgtagtaaTATAAAGCGTTCACAGGCAGATTAGCTTTATGTGTTTCCCCGGTgttgaaatcaggcacatataaatgtcaggaaacacgattcctggctgcatgtcaatatccatggattaggtttctttGACATAAATtataaggaacactttcgagcccaacctttagtgtaatcgtttgttttactcgcgttttcgcagttattaaatccagtcatgcagcagcttCTTTTgtcactcagtccagctgagggagcgcgttctggcgggaaagtgacgtcaacgctttaaatgtattaaaatttaaatgtatcataaatgtatttaattgcatttaaatttaTCATAAAACGGAAGAGAAGCTCTCGGGAGCGTGTTAACGTCACGTCCTTTTGATTTTCCCGGCAAAAACGTCCCGATTCCTTCACATAAATACTATCAGTCTGCAAGCTTTCATAGGCAACgcctcatgtttttttttttaattttcgttacaagctgttcacacatttggaataaaaatgtgattgttacatcaaaattcttacatatgcAGTTTGTTCACTGAAAGCTTCTTTGGgcaaccaaaaatggttcttctgtggcaccactgcaaaaaacaaaacaaaacaaaacaaaaaacttttggAACATTTTTTTAGGAGTGTGCATGTCTAGGAGAGACTATGGAAGCTtttttctgccactgaataaaaatcagaataaaaaaggtaattgcgactttttatcttacaattcttactttttttcctcgcaattgcaagtttacatctctcgctttttttcctcagaattgtgagatataaacttgtaactgcaagaaataaagtcagaattgcaagttagaaagaattgtgtgaaataaggTCGCAACTGCATTATAATTTCAGAATTGCTCGATATAGTCGcaattctctttttttcctcagaattagGAGTGtaccgcaattctgactttatttctcgcaattctgaattcaTAACTTgcataaaatgacataaaatgtcacaattattttatttatttatttatttatttttattcagtggcagaaacaagcttccataagaGACACTGATAcgtaatttgtgttttttttattatttgtgatTGTGTCTGTCTGGATCTGTGTGGTGTTCTTGAGTTCAGATGCAGGTCTGGGACACGGCGGGACAGGAGCGTTTCCGCACCATCACACAGAGTTACTACCGAAGCGCCCACGGTGCCATGATCGCGTACGACCTGACCCGACGACCCACCTTTGAGTCTCTGCCGCACTGGATACAAGGAGTGGAGCAGTACGGAGCCGCCAGTGTCGTCTTCGTTCTGATAGGTCAGAGCAGGGATTCtcaaacttaaaatatttaatataaattatttaaccGAAGTATCCTTGaggttttagaataaatatttcAGGTTCATGGTTGTCTGATGTTGGTtgaagtcagcatgaaacagaagttgtgatagtcgtttcttccctattgtgacgtatatttGAGTAaactgcttctcaaacaagaaccaatgtagggcggggcttgattttgtcccaTGTTGAATTGATTGTATTGTTCGATTGAttcgatctcatgtgagtgacaggttgtcccacccTCGCACCAATAAACGCTTCATCAGAGAAAAGAAGAGATatcttatttgttattaaatctCTGTCAGGGTTTGAAAGCTACTTGAGGCAGCAAATAATCTAGATATTCATGATCTATTTTCCCTCCTGCAGGAAATAAGTGTGACCTGGAGGCGCAGCGGCAGGTGCTGTTTGAGGATGCGTGCACGCTGGCGGAGCGGACCGGTGCGCTGGCCGCCCTCGAGACCTCTGCCAAACAGTATCATAACATCGAGGAAGCCTTCGAACTGATGGCCCGGGAACTCATAGTACGACACGGAGGAATAGTCCATCAggacaaccaatcagattcacaGACCGTTTACATGCACTCGGATTCTCATCCAATAGATGGAGGAAAACACCTGCAGAAGAGGTCATGTGACTGCTGACTGACAAGTTCCACAGTTTGGATAGTTCATTctattgtttaataataatatgatataaactcagcaaaaaaaaaaaaaaagtcatgcatttgcattttacaaaattacatttaaaatacagtatccTGAAAAAAGGATGTTTCCTTTTTCCtgagtttatatataataaataactatttattaaagatatatagatagatggacaaaGATGCTAAAACAAATCAGACATCTCAGAAAATATAATGTTGCATTTAATGAATGAACTTTGTAAACATTATATAAgtacaatattacagtttaccTCTTATGGGACATTTATTCTGCAGTAGATTGTgtacaatacaataaaatgcataaaatattaaaaacattaagtcatttaatgcattctttgttttttcgtaacacaaaacaatatatttaaaagacTAAATATGAATTCAGTGATTTGTGTGTTAAAGTGTTAAACAAACAACAGACATAACGCAGCTTGTTAGAAcaattgaacaaaatgaaaaacacatttgtaaaaGTTGAACTACTTGATCACATCGGAAAATACAGTACGACATGATGCCTAAAACGTCCAGGTCTTGTACATAAAATGGTTAGAAAAATATTGCAAGTGTATCCTGTGTGAATGGCTCTTAAGAGGTACAGTGTGTTACAGCGAACCAAAGAGTTCATATTTAAACAAACTAACTGTGGTGTACGTGAACTTTAATAACAGATATCAGagaacacacatataaacaacatattggaggaaaaaaaaaaaaaaaaacttcctcCTGTCAATGGCATTGTGTTGTTTCTTCATTAACTAGTATGGCTTCACTCACAGATGAACATCTTTCCTTGCTGCGAGCGTTTAACCTTGTGCTTGTGAAAGTActgaaaataaaggttccaaatgtttttggttttcacAGCGAtaccatagaagaaccatttatGGTTCCCCAACGAACCGTTCGGTAAACATTCTAAAAAGAacttcttagtgtgaagaacattttaacaaTCTTTTTTCACTCTAAAGAATCTTTTGTACAGTGGAAAGGTTCcgtggaaccatcaatgccaataaagaacctttatttttaagtgtatcATGCTGAATCTCCTTCAACACTCAGTTTGACAATTGCTTGAGGATACGTCCTTTCCCAAATGGTGCACTTGTCTAGATGTAAACATCATTCAAACTCTTCAGACTTACATCAATTGCTGCATTTAATTCAAATCACACCGATCTTTGCTCGCATTGCACACTGTCGTGTGGTCACAGTTACAGTTCTTCTGTGAATTTTTGTGGCCGAAATTCAGTCATTTCAATATGAATATATGTGATTAGGAATATTGTGCAACAAGTTCAAATTGGTCACACAGATTTGCTACATTGACCGCTGCTTGTTTTGTCACACTAACAAATGAAattagcctaaattaaatctgttcatcatataaagtgatcaagtcACTTTAGAAAATTTGGATTAAACCAGTTGAACTATATGGATTcattttacgatctctttacgaactttttgaagcgtcaaagtggtagttgcgtagatgtcaatggagggaacgaaaataaaaatttcttaatttgtgttctgaagatgaacgaatacaggtttggaacaacatgagggtgagtaattacaatTACAATTGCACTGTAAGATGTAAAGTAACATTGTAACAAAGTCTCAAGTCGCAATTACCATTTTTTACTCTAAAGTAGAAAAGAGCTTCAGTTTATGCAGTTACATAGAAGTCAATTTCTATGCTAATGGAGTTcagttaaaaacaacaaatcgATCATTGCTTCATACATCGCTACTCTACTGACAATAGATAATTGCCACACCTTTACAATGACCTTATTTATGTTATAATGGCCTTCCATATTTGTTCAAAAGCAAAACATGATTTAGAGAGAAAGCCACCAAAAAATGTCATGCTTGAGtatttatcaaataaaattCAAAGCAATCGAATAACTAGGGCTGTAaaatcgattaatcatgattacattacgcatctaacataaaagtttgtgtttttatacagtccaaaagtttggaaccactaagatttttaatgtttttaaaagaagttttgtctgctcaccaaggctacatttatttaattaaaaatacagtaaaaaacagtaatattgtgaaatattattacaatttaaaataactgttttctatttgaatatatttgacaaa from Chanodichthys erythropterus isolate Z2021 chromosome 24, ASM2448905v1, whole genome shotgun sequence includes these protein-coding regions:
- the LOC137015509 gene encoding ras-related protein Rab-19 isoform X1; its protein translation is MCLYPVLLCKGHLSRQQHCFAFVLLSSPFQDTYVLQNKQQFPEMQWCRWVGDWTSHLQTQSTGQEDEDRCDFLFKIILIGDSNVGKTCVIHSFKSGVFSDNQHNTIGVDFTVRSMDIDGKKVKMQVWDTAGQERFRTITQSYYRSAHGAMIAYDLTRRPTFESLPHWIQGVEQYGAASVVFVLIGNKCDLEAQRQVLFEDACTLAERTGALAALETSAKQYHNIEEAFELMARELIVRHGGIVHQDNQSDSQTVYMHSDSHPIDGGKHLQKRSCDC
- the LOC137015509 gene encoding ras-related protein Rab-19 isoform X2, encoding MCLYPVLLCKGHLSRQQHCFAFVLLSSPFQDTYVLQNKQQFPEMQWCRWVGDWTSHLQTQIILIGDSNVGKTCVIHSFKSGVFSDNQHNTIGVDFTVRSMDIDGKKVKMQVWDTAGQERFRTITQSYYRSAHGAMIAYDLTRRPTFESLPHWIQGVEQYGAASVVFVLIGNKCDLEAQRQVLFEDACTLAERTGALAALETSAKQYHNIEEAFELMARELIVRHGGIVHQDNQSDSQTVYMHSDSHPIDGGKHLQKRSCDC
- the LOC137015509 gene encoding ras-related protein Rab-19 isoform X3, producing the protein MQWCRWVGDWTSHLQTQSTGQEDEDRCDFLFKIILIGDSNVGKTCVIHSFKSGVFSDNQHNTIGVDFTVRSMDIDGKKVKMQVWDTAGQERFRTITQSYYRSAHGAMIAYDLTRRPTFESLPHWIQGVEQYGAASVVFVLIGNKCDLEAQRQVLFEDACTLAERTGALAALETSAKQYHNIEEAFELMARELIVRHGGIVHQDNQSDSQTVYMHSDSHPIDGGKHLQKRSCDC